The following are encoded together in the bacterium genome:
- a CDS encoding universal stress protein, which translates to MYHRIVVGLDGSDGAKQALRAALDLGRATGAELHLLSVEELPRYADTIDEINGEEQAARRYFKAIQKDALARASAAGVTARVELRRGHPAVLLPQFAQDVGADLLVIGHSGHSALWGKLLGTTADKIVDHAPCSVLVVR; encoded by the coding sequence ATGTATCATCGCATCGTGGTCGGATTGGACGGTTCGGACGGCGCCAAGCAGGCGTTGCGCGCGGCGCTCGACCTGGGGCGCGCGACGGGCGCCGAGCTCCATCTCCTGTCGGTCGAGGAGCTGCCGCGCTATGCGGATACGATCGACGAGATCAATGGCGAGGAGCAGGCGGCGCGGCGCTATTTCAAGGCGATCCAGAAGGACGCGCTGGCGCGCGCCAGTGCCGCGGGCGTCACCGCGCGGGTCGAGCTGCGGCGCGGACATCCGGCGGTGCTGCTGCCGCAGTTCGCGCAGGACGTCGGCGCCGATCTCCTGGTGATCGGCCACAGCGGCCACTCGGCGCTCTGGGGGAAGCTGCTCGGCACGACCGCCGACAAGATCGTCGACCACGCTCCCTGCTCGGTGCTGGTCGTCCGGTGA
- a CDS encoding efflux RND transporter permease subunit — protein sequence MHESTVEREVSALGRFSTHHAVAITFITMALSLAGVYAALSMPSSVFPQTNFPRCVILVENGVMPADEMMATITRPIEEAMKDIPGAVSVRSSTGRGSAEVNVFFNWHVDMIQSELYVNSRLAQIRSVLPPTAVATVWRLTFSAFPIIGVSLTSPTRDITALWETARYEIKPRFLRIPGVARVDLVGGRTPEYHVIVDPLRLAAAHLTLSQVTDALVRNNLVAPTGMHEENHTLYLTVVDGRVHGVEDIEDFVLAVPGGRPIRISDVGRVERGPEPAFNVVTADGVNAVLLNVRSQPDGSTLAIAEALRAELAALHAELPPDMRLAFFYDQSLLVRDSVRSVWEAVIFGLLLSIVIIFLFLKSWGTTLTAIVVIPLTVLMTLVAMRLTGLSFNLMTLGGIAAAIGLVIDDAIVVVEAIYARIAAGLPRLRAIEIAIGEIARPLVGSTLTPVVVFIPLAFLDGIAGVFFRALALTMVVSLLTSLLLAVTLTPSLAAWFLRDPTPGAAAAGDHEGGRVLRAIIRAYEAAARQALRHPALTVAGCALVVAFGVLLYGRLESDFLPAMDEGAFVIDYHTPWGTSLAETDRQLQRAEQILRATADVESYSRRTGARLALAIAEPNSGDYLVKLRPDRSRATEDVVADLRAQFHAAVPGVQWDFPGILSDLIGDLTWSPKPIEVKLFSSDLAFLKRKAPEVEAQLQQVPGVVDTFDGLVFTGPTLSLRVRPRDAQRFGITAADVATAVNTAMLGQRASTVLEGDRSIAIRVVADGAGLDRLATLQELPLQAADGSLVKLSQVADVVEVAGDVELRREDLRQDVAVTARLEGRDLGSAMAEIRARLANDPSIPPGTIELGGLFQQQQESFRNLLLVLLSAVVLVFTVLLIEFRSFVEPVAIVLGALLALTGSVVALWLTGTSLNIVSFLGAIIGVGIVAKNGILMLDLVGEWRARGSSIEESLVRSGCRRLRPVLMTSLAAAIGMLPLAYGIGSGADMLRPLAIAVIGALTLSVLLSLIATPVFYRLLSRALVAEGDEGAGTPAPDACGSPLSDP from the coding sequence ATGCACGAGTCCACGGTCGAGCGGGAAGTCTCCGCTCTCGGCAGATTCTCGACCCACCACGCGGTCGCGATCACCTTCATCACGATGGCCCTCAGCCTGGCCGGCGTCTACGCCGCGCTGTCGATGCCCTCGTCGGTGTTTCCGCAGACCAATTTCCCGCGCTGCGTCATTCTCGTCGAGAACGGCGTGATGCCGGCGGACGAGATGATGGCGACCATCACGCGCCCGATCGAGGAGGCGATGAAGGACATCCCGGGCGCGGTGTCGGTGCGCTCCTCGACCGGCCGCGGCTCGGCGGAGGTCAACGTGTTCTTCAACTGGCACGTCGACATGATCCAGTCCGAGCTGTACGTGAACAGCCGTCTGGCGCAGATCCGCAGCGTGCTCCCGCCCACGGCCGTGGCGACCGTCTGGCGGCTCACCTTCTCCGCCTTTCCCATCATCGGCGTCAGCCTGACCAGCCCGACGCGCGACATCACCGCGCTGTGGGAAACGGCTCGCTACGAGATCAAGCCGCGCTTCCTGCGCATTCCGGGCGTCGCCCGCGTGGACCTGGTCGGCGGGCGGACGCCCGAATATCACGTGATCGTCGATCCGCTGCGTCTCGCCGCTGCGCACCTGACGCTGTCGCAGGTGACCGACGCGCTGGTGCGCAACAACCTCGTCGCGCCGACGGGGATGCACGAGGAGAACCACACGCTCTACCTCACCGTCGTCGACGGGCGCGTGCACGGCGTCGAGGACATCGAAGACTTCGTGCTTGCCGTGCCCGGCGGGCGGCCGATCCGGATCAGCGACGTCGGGCGCGTCGAGCGCGGCCCGGAACCCGCGTTCAACGTCGTGACCGCGGATGGCGTCAACGCGGTGCTGTTGAACGTCCGCAGCCAACCCGACGGCAGCACCCTCGCCATCGCCGAGGCGCTGCGCGCCGAGCTCGCGGCGCTGCATGCCGAGCTGCCGCCGGACATGCGACTGGCCTTCTTCTACGACCAGTCGCTGCTCGTCCGCGACTCCGTGCGCAGCGTCTGGGAAGCGGTGATCTTCGGCCTGCTGCTCTCGATCGTGATCATCTTTCTCTTTCTCAAGAGCTGGGGCACGACGCTCACCGCGATCGTCGTGATCCCGCTGACCGTGCTGATGACGCTGGTCGCCATGCGTCTCACCGGGCTGAGCTTCAACCTGATGACCCTGGGCGGCATCGCCGCGGCCATCGGGCTGGTGATCGACGACGCCATCGTCGTCGTCGAGGCGATCTACGCCCGGATCGCCGCCGGCCTGCCGCGCCTGCGCGCGATCGAGATCGCGATCGGCGAGATCGCCCGTCCGCTGGTCGGCTCGACGCTCACGCCGGTCGTGGTGTTCATTCCGCTGGCGTTTCTCGACGGCATCGCGGGCGTCTTCTTCCGCGCCCTGGCGCTCACCATGGTGGTGTCCCTGCTCACCTCGCTGCTCCTCGCCGTGACCCTGACGCCATCGCTGGCGGCCTGGTTCCTGCGCGATCCGACCCCCGGCGCCGCCGCCGCGGGGGATCACGAAGGCGGCCGGGTGCTGCGCGCGATCATTCGCGCCTACGAGGCCGCGGCGCGCCAGGCGCTGCGGCACCCGGCGCTCACGGTCGCCGGTTGCGCGCTGGTGGTCGCGTTCGGCGTCCTGCTGTACGGGCGGCTCGAGAGCGACTTCCTGCCGGCGATGGACGAGGGCGCCTTCGTCATCGACTACCATACGCCGTGGGGCACGAGCCTGGCGGAGACCGACCGGCAACTGCAGCGCGCCGAACAGATCCTGCGCGCGACCGCCGACGTGGAGAGCTATTCGCGCCGCACCGGCGCGCGGTTGGCGTTGGCGATCGCCGAGCCGAACAGCGGCGACTACCTGGTGAAGCTGCGTCCCGACCGCTCCCGCGCGACGGAGGACGTGGTTGCCGATCTGCGCGCCCAGTTCCACGCCGCCGTTCCGGGCGTGCAGTGGGACTTCCCGGGGATCCTGAGCGATCTCATCGGTGACCTGACGTGGTCGCCGAAGCCGATCGAGGTGAAGCTGTTCTCCAGCGACCTGGCATTCCTGAAGCGCAAGGCGCCGGAGGTCGAGGCGCAGCTCCAGCAGGTGCCGGGGGTCGTCGACACCTTCGACGGGTTGGTGTTCACGGGCCCGACGCTGAGCCTGCGCGTCCGGCCGCGGGACGCGCAGCGGTTCGGCATCACCGCGGCCGATGTGGCGACGGCCGTGAACACCGCCATGCTCGGGCAGCGGGCGTCGACGGTCCTCGAGGGCGACCGCAGCATCGCCATCCGGGTGGTGGCCGATGGGGCCGGGCTCGATCGCCTGGCGACCCTGCAGGAGCTGCCCCTGCAGGCGGCGGATGGCAGCCTGGTCAAGCTCTCGCAGGTCGCCGATGTCGTGGAAGTGGCGGGCGACGTCGAGCTGCGCCGGGAGGATCTGCGACAGGACGTCGCCGTGACCGCGCGCCTCGAGGGGCGCGATCTCGGCAGCGCGATGGCGGAGATCCGCGCCCGGCTGGCGAACGATCCGTCGATCCCCCCGGGCACGATCGAGCTCGGCGGGCTCTTTCAGCAGCAGCAGGAGTCGTTCCGCAACCTGTTGCTGGTATTGCTCAGCGCCGTGGTGCTGGTGTTCACGGTGCTGCTGATCGAATTCCGTTCCTTCGTCGAGCCCGTCGCCATCGTCCTGGGCGCCCTCCTGGCGCTCACCGGCAGCGTCGTCGCCCTGTGGCTCACCGGCACGTCGCTCAACATCGTCTCGTTCCTCGGCGCCATCATCGGCGTCGGCATCGTGGCGAAGAACGGCATCCTGATGCTGGACCTCGTCGGGGAATGGCGCGCCCGCGGATCCAGCATCGAGGAGTCGCTGGTGCGATCCGGGTGCCGGCGCTTGCGACCGGTTCTCATGACCTCGCTCGCCGCCGCCATCGGCATGCTCCCGCTGGCATACGGCATCGGCAGCGGCGCCGACATGCTGCGGCCGTTGGCCATCGCGGTGATCGGCGCGCTCACGCTGTCCGTGCTGCTCTCGCTGATCGCGACGCCGGTGTTCTACCGGCTGCTGTCGCGCGCCCTCGTCGCCGAGGGCGACGAGGGCGCGGGCACACCCGCGCCTGACGCGTGCGGGTCGCCTCTGTCCGACCCCTGA
- a CDS encoding cation:proton antiporter, giving the protein MEHVSNVWFIAAAWMFLAFLASVISIRTGISVALLEIGIGILAGNFAGFHATEWISFLATFGAGLLTFLAGAEIDPASLRAHLVAALVIGIVSFLVPFAAAVAVAYGIAGWTYQASIICGIALSTTSVAVVYAVMVESGLSSTDIGKMILAACFVTDFGTVLALGGFFADFNRWMLVFILVLAVVLRYLPRLTRLIIRRFGEARVSEPEVKFLFLVLFFLGGLATTARSEAVLPAYLVGLVVAGVFLQDRILVNRMRSIAFTMLTPFYFIKAGLYVSLPAVVGSAGLIAALLAVKLFTKLLGVWPTARAFKLEAREATYTSLLMATGLTFGTISALFGLENHLIDQTQYTVLVTVVIGSAVVPTLIAQTFFAPQPAAAPLAAAARSELQAESGS; this is encoded by the coding sequence ATGGAACACGTGAGCAACGTGTGGTTCATCGCCGCGGCGTGGATGTTCCTCGCCTTTCTCGCCAGCGTGATCTCGATCCGCACCGGCATCTCGGTGGCGCTGCTGGAGATCGGCATCGGCATCCTGGCCGGCAACTTCGCCGGCTTCCACGCCACGGAGTGGATCAGCTTTCTCGCCACCTTCGGCGCCGGTCTGCTGACCTTCCTCGCCGGCGCCGAGATCGACCCCGCCTCGCTGCGCGCGCATCTCGTCGCGGCCCTGGTCATCGGCATCGTCTCGTTCCTGGTTCCGTTCGCGGCGGCGGTGGCGGTGGCGTATGGCATCGCCGGCTGGACCTATCAGGCGTCGATCATCTGCGGCATCGCCCTGTCGACCACGTCGGTCGCGGTCGTCTATGCCGTCATGGTGGAGAGCGGGTTGAGCAGCACGGACATCGGCAAGATGATCCTCGCCGCCTGTTTCGTGACCGACTTCGGGACCGTGCTCGCCCTCGGCGGGTTCTTCGCCGATTTCAACCGCTGGATGCTGGTGTTCATCCTCGTGCTGGCGGTCGTGCTGCGCTATCTGCCGCGCTTGACGCGGTTGATCATCCGCCGCTTCGGCGAGGCGCGCGTGAGCGAGCCGGAGGTGAAGTTCCTCTTCCTCGTCCTGTTCTTTCTCGGCGGCCTGGCCACCACGGCGCGCAGCGAAGCCGTGCTGCCGGCGTACCTGGTGGGGCTGGTCGTGGCGGGCGTCTTCTTGCAGGATCGCATCCTGGTCAACCGGATGCGCTCGATCGCGTTCACGATGCTGACGCCCTTCTACTTCATCAAAGCCGGGCTCTACGTCTCGCTGCCGGCGGTGGTCGGCAGCGCCGGCCTGATCGCCGCGCTGCTGGCGGTCAAGCTCTTCACCAAGCTGCTCGGCGTCTGGCCGACCGCCCGCGCCTTCAAGCTGGAGGCGCGCGAGGCCACGTACACGTCGCTCCTGATGGCCACCGGGCTCACCTTCGGCACCATCTCGGCGCTCTTCGGCCTGGAGAACCATCTCATCGACCAGACGCAGTACACGGTGCTGGTCACCGTGGTCATCGGCAGCGCCGTCGTGCCGACCCTCATCGCGCAGACGTTCTTCGCGCCGCAGCCGGCGGCGGCGCCGCTCGCGGCGGCGGCGCGTTCCGAGCTGCAGGCAGAATCCGGGAGCTAA
- a CDS encoding DUF190 domain-containing protein gives MRAKRMTIFVGESDQWHHQPLYLAILGRLKAAGCAGATVLHGIAGFGADSRIHTATILRLSEDLPVLITAVDAAERIDRLLPEVSGMLAGGLVIVDEVEIYFHSAAFRGGLPDVRVGDLMTTEPDAVTADVPISEVVEQLATRDYTALPVIDRERRVIGIISDTDMLSAGVTQLSVSLHKVSGDQHVRECLDRLRREGRTVREAMTTPAITVTSSTSLKDAAHLMHTRNLKRLPVVDENRRLVGVLGRLDVLKSVAAGFARRTVPTEARLPAEHAAAADVMDPRIVTVESTAPVADLIGRLLDAEVKRVLVVDDAGKLIGVVTDTDLVARVDPELRPGLLTRLRSRWNAAAHHAVERAYGQRAADVMTSPALAVAATASVTEALALTVERGLKRVPVIDANGRPVGIVARPALLAAALNADREGGTR, from the coding sequence ATGCGCGCCAAGCGGATGACGATCTTCGTCGGGGAGAGCGATCAGTGGCATCATCAGCCGCTGTATCTGGCGATTCTCGGGCGACTGAAAGCCGCGGGGTGCGCGGGGGCCACCGTGCTGCATGGCATCGCCGGATTCGGCGCCGACTCGCGCATCCACACCGCGACCATCCTGCGGCTCTCCGAGGACCTGCCGGTGCTCATCACGGCGGTCGACGCGGCGGAGCGCATCGACCGTCTGCTGCCCGAGGTGTCGGGCATGCTCGCCGGGGGGCTGGTGATCGTCGACGAGGTCGAGATCTATTTTCACTCGGCGGCGTTTCGCGGTGGCTTGCCCGACGTGCGCGTCGGCGACCTCATGACGACGGAGCCCGATGCCGTCACCGCGGACGTGCCGATCAGCGAGGTGGTCGAGCAGCTCGCGACCCGCGACTACACCGCGCTGCCGGTGATCGACCGCGAGCGCCGCGTCATCGGCATCATCAGCGACACCGACATGCTGTCGGCCGGGGTGACGCAGTTGAGCGTCAGTCTCCACAAGGTGAGCGGCGACCAGCACGTCCGCGAGTGCCTCGACCGCCTCCGCCGCGAGGGGCGAACGGTGCGCGAGGCGATGACCACGCCGGCCATCACCGTCACATCCTCCACATCGCTGAAGGACGCCGCCCACCTCATGCACACGCGCAATCTGAAGCGGCTGCCGGTCGTCGACGAGAACCGCCGGCTGGTCGGCGTGCTGGGCCGGCTCGACGTGCTCAAGAGCGTCGCCGCGGGGTTCGCGCGACGCACCGTGCCGACGGAGGCCCGCCTGCCGGCCGAACACGCCGCCGCGGCCGACGTCATGGACCCGCGCATCGTGACGGTCGAGAGCACCGCGCCGGTGGCCGACCTCATCGGCCGCCTCCTCGACGCCGAGGTGAAGCGCGTGCTGGTGGTGGACGATGCCGGGAAGCTCATCGGGGTGGTCACCGACACGGATCTCGTCGCGCGCGTCGACCCGGAGCTCCGCCCCGGCCTGCTGACCCGGCTGCGCAGCCGCTGGAACGCCGCCGCCCACCACGCCGTGGAGCGCGCGTACGGGCAGCGCGCGGCGGACGTCATGACCAGCCCCGCCCTGGCCGTGGCGGCCACCGCCAGCGTGACCGAGGCGCTGGCCCTGACCGTCGAGCGCGGACTGAAGCGGGTGCCGGTGATCGATGCCAACGGCCGCCCGGTGGGGATCGTCGCGCGCCCGGCGCTGCTGGCGGCGGCGCTCAACGCGGATCGCGAAGGGGGGACCAGGTGA